From Pseudorasbora parva isolate DD20220531a chromosome 14, ASM2467924v1, whole genome shotgun sequence:
CTCAGTTTCATAAATATGAGTACATGTAGAAGCAAATTGAGTTAGTGTATCCTCTGCTCAGCATTTGTTCAATCAAACGAGTCTGTTGTACCTTTTAAATCTCATTGTCTTTTGTAGGAAAGCAAATCCAAGTTTTGTAATCCTCCGAGAGCTGAAGAACAGTACATAATTACACGGGAATCGTGGCCAAACATCTTGGGAAATGACAAATTCCCGCTCTTTTGTGCTGACTCCTGTAGTGTCTCTTTCAAAACTTCCCCAAAGAGGGAAGTGCGCCAGCTTTAACTAGCACCGCAGACAGTAGGTCACCTCGCCCTGAGGGGTGTGTGACTGCTGGAGGTGACGTGTCCCCATGGTGGGAGTTTGACGGGGTTGAAACTTTACTTCGCATCAGGGAGGACTTGGCCGCACCGCTACCTGCCCCGGCCATGCTTGATTTGCTGTTCTCCGCCGTTCCGATAACTATTCCTGGGATCGCCGCCCCTGCCACCGTTGGCGTGGAGTCCAGTGGCGTGTCGCAGCAGCACAGCACGCGTAAGAAAGCGGTCCGCATCTCACGGCTGGAAAACGTGTAGATGAGCGGGTTGAGGGCGGAGTTGACCACGGCCAGAGCGATGAACCAGTCCACCTTGTACAGAACCGGGCACCGCTCTGGACTGCATCCCACATCCAGCAGCAGTAGAAGAAAAAGAGGAGCCCAACAGGCCACAAAAACCCCCAGCACTATAACCACCGTGCGTAACAGTGCGAGCGAGCGGTCCGTCGGGCGGGAGCTCACCCTACGGCCGCTGGACGTCACAAGCTGGTAGATGCGCACGTATAGCACCACGATTGCGGCTAGCAGGGCCGTGAAGACGCTGATGCAGAAGGCTATGTAGCTTTTGTCGTACAGCGGTAGGACAGTGGAGCAGGTGTGGACTCGGCCCAAACAGTTCCAGCCGAGGATGGGCAAGGAGCTCAGCAGGACCGAGATGGCCCAGCAGGCTCCCAAGAGAGCTAGTAACCTCCCCCTCCCTGCGGTCTCACACGGCCGCAAGCGAACCATCGTCATGTGGCGCTCGATCCCAATAGCGAGCAAGCTGAAGGTCGAAGCGCTAAGTGCCACGAACATGCTCCCCTCTCGCAGCAGCCACTGCCCAGGACTGAGAAAATACGTATTGCTGCCGGAGGTGAAGATGTTGACCACGTACGCCACTCCAGCCAACAGGTCCGAAAGCGCCAGGTTGCCTATAAGAAAGTACATGCGGCTGTGGAAACGCTTGTTGCGCCATAGTGCCAGCAGCACAGTGATGTTCTCCAACACGATCAGAGTGCAGACGCAAATCAGAAAGGCTTTCTTGCACGTACTGTTGTCTTTTGGTCTTCCCCACTTGCCCGAGTGGTTGTAGTGGCTAACTATAATTTCATTCATTCCAGGCTCAAATTCGTCACCcattttttcacacactccccACTCTTTTGAACAGCAGATGGCGTTTATGAGCAGCTTCCAGTGGGAAAGTTGGAGAAGGGATCCACCACTTCACACATGATTCTTGTAGGACCTAATAACAAAAACAAGGCAAAGAAAACATCATCTGACTTGACAACAGTTAGTAATGTGTGTAAATGTGGTTTAATATGGCTAAAGGAAACTatttaaacaaactttttggTTGCTAAATTTAGCAAGTTCATTTGTTTTAGGTAGTTTAAGCAGTTTAACCAGCAAAAAGTTGTCCCAAATTCTTCTAAAACAAGCCAAAAGACCAGTATGGGAGACCAACAAACCAGGCTAATTTATAAGGTTTTTTGTGTGTCTTTTTGTAAGAAAATATAGTAGTTTgacttgttttatgtttttgttatgTTAAATTGATGTTTATCTCACAGTTATGAAGGATACATTAAAGTTTAACGTTAGAGCTTTTCAGACGTCTGGTCTGTGTACTAATGCCTATAAGGTCCTTTTTAAATAcatcatccatctatctgtctgtctgtctatctatctctcttTATCTTATATTAGGCTATATTATATTTATCAGTGAAACTAAAGTGAATCAGTGATACTAAAAGTATGCGTTCTTGTTAACTTGAACTTGTCACCACAgaattatttttaagttaacgTCAGGCATGTAGACACAAAGTTTATTTTACAATCAGCttgaaattatacatttaagctTACTTTGTATAATATTCGGTGTGGtcgtttgtttattttttgtcatcATAGGCTATTCTGTGTATTTTTAAAGCATTGCTACATTTAGCCTGTACGCTATTTTaccaaaatacaaaaaatagaTGGTAGCAATAATTTTCAAAATGGCATAACGTTATTCGTTCGGTGATGGTAGCCTATTCATTGTTTCAGTAAACAAAAAGATTATTattcaaatttaatttaatgagtTTGCAGTGTTCTGAAGCTTAAGAAATCAATAACGTTCTGTATAAATGTGTAACTATTACAATGCCAAAAAGACTTAGAAACTTACCAGTTATTTACCTGAGAGCACCTACATCGTGGGTTACTGCtggttaataaaataatattttatggaGATGAAAGCCTTCCAAATGCAGGCTCAACGATCAGACGTGTGGAATTATTAGTCCTTGAAGCAATGTATCCGCTTTTCCCAATTCGCAACGCtttgaatctgtatttttaaCTATATCCAGGTTTTTTTGGACCCCAAATAGAAGTGCTGACAGATTATTAATGGAAAATAATTCACCTGCGAGTTCTATTCCTAAACTCAAACTCGCCTTTCCACAACATTCCCTCTCATTCTGGGCGGGAACTCAACAACACTTCGGGTTTTTTTTCCTCCAGGCAGCGAATGGACGTTCCGTCGTGTGTGTTTGGATAGCTCAGAATTTGAGTTTGTTTGGAAAGGGcgcgcgctaatatcagacagTGATGATGAAACGCGCACGTGTGCGAGCATCCTCTGATTGTGGTTTTATTTTGACGCCTGTCATTACACTGGCATCCCACGAACTGAGGGAAATTACTGGGTTAAGTCACGCAGAATGACATAACCCCGTACAAGTCATCGTAATGATGACCTATGACACCTGACTTGAGCGTAAAGGAGTATTTTACACGACATTTAAGCTTGAGAGAGGCGTTACCagggtttctcattgaaatgtaCACGCAGCAGACTATTCTGATGATTTAGCCAATGAAATGAAATTGAAACTAGTTGATATTGTATTAAAGAACAGAACTTTTctgttaatgtaaaaaaaacaggtaTCGGCATTCACATCATGTTACAAATTTCTTTGCTAGTCATTTTTATATAGGCTAATTACAAATAGTGGGGACTCGAGGATCATGCGAGTCTGTGATTAGGCTatatattccaagtcttctcAATCATAATTAGGCCTTTTATATTGCACTACACGATTTGTGAATAATTTTTTGGAGTTGGAGTCAGACCTTAATGAATCGTCTGATCCAGTTCACAAAACCGGAcagaattattaattaattaatacctATGCTACCACTGTAAACCATAACACTCAAAATAATTcagtttgagtagagccaattCAAATTTAACTGagtattttgaacttttttacttttaagttctctcaactgacacattttaagtaattttaattatttcattgttttgaatttaatgaacttgtttcttttaatttagactaacttaaatttaaccaaaactgggctgggattcCTACTTCCCTTCATGcgttgccatgacactcaaaggGGACAGTAAATGCCAGAATTCAGCGTTATACAATGCTTATTGTGCAAGATTAAGTGGGAGATTTAGTAGTGTTCATGATTTTGTTATGCTAGTGTCTGTTATGTTAAAAGTTAGTCACGTTTCCACTACAAAAAAATTGAGATTACAtaatatttttaagttaaaagtgcactgtgtaacttttattGGCATCTGCTCAtccctccctttcgaagcacatagagaagctacggtggccgacacaggacaaagatgttgtcgtctgagacagcagacagtgcctagcgctctgtagagcagtttgtccgtttagggctactgtagtgGTGCAAAATGGTGACCGACCACTAAGGGGCCCGCTATATATGATATCCCCGATATATATTGATTCAGTCATCGTACCTTAATGATAATTTGATTGTGTCCTTTTTGAAGTTTGAAACCAACTTCAGTCCATGTTAATTTTAATTACATGTGAAacccttttgtgttccactaCTTGAATAAAAAATGTCATGAAGGTAAGAAAATGACAACatttctgcactgtaaaaaattatttagaaaaaaagttacctggttgccattgaaagttcattgaaattacaatttttagttaatacaatgaacattttttgagattcgacaacctttattaaaatattattaaaagattttgtaagcatattgggtaattgtgagtgttttatttctgatgatgcagtgaaacatgccaaatagtgctattttcatgatttatctttttttttatgtagttcagatacaataatattttgagtttctatttattaaactaatttccttcattgtatcaactcaaagttttaatttcaataaactcacaattttaaggcaaccaggttacttattttttaagttaaaccaacaaaaaccaaccaacattttttacagtgtgggtgaactatttctttaaTAGGGCATCTAAAATAACCTAAAGTACGTGAcagattgtttttgttgtttttttgtctgaCCCGCTTCGTTTTGATAATTCCACAGATGACAAGCCAAGGCCCAAAACATTTCCACTCACAACATCTCATATCCATTCTTTGATCAAACATTGTTTTTCATGGTAAAATGGGAAAAGACATTTTTTCCTTCCCCTTCGGGGCGACAGGTCATCACTCTCCCAGACCCTCGAACCGCTCAAGACACACATGAaacgcacacacaaaaaaaaaaatctgcctgtTTCATATGTGACACAGTTGGCCTAAAATTAGACCTTGGCTCTAAATAGCCATACATTCTTCACAATGATTAATAAATATCAAAGCTTCTTCTAACTTAAGTGTTACGGTGCACAAACCAGACTTCACATTCTCAAAGTATTCCCAGAGGACGGTCTCCAATCTAGCGTTCAGCTTGGAGATGGTGCATGGGCAAAGGAATGTTTGGGGAGGGGCTGCGTGGACCACTATCAGGTTTTCTTGGTTCTGATCTCCCACACTTCACTCAGTCCAATCAGATGGAAGATCTCAAGTTGAGTGAAGGAAATGTGGGGGATACATGGTTACACTCTTTCAAAAAGGTTCTAAAATGCTGTTTTCACcgtagaagaaccatttttggttccctaaAGAAACTTTCATgagtttttaataaataaaacaaatctaaagaacctttttccactataaagaacATTTTGTGTAATGGAAAGGTTtcatggatgttaaaggttctttatggaACCATATGCCAATAAAGAATTTAGGGCCATTTTTATGGCTATGTCCACATTAATGTGGACAAATGAAAAAGGCACTTTCATTTGGAAACTAGCATCTTAAGTGTTTTCCAAAAGTTGCTCGTCCACACTGAAACATCTGAAAACACTTAAATTTTACTTCACCAGGGTGAAACATAATAAAAGCTCACTGAGACGATACAGAGAGAAGaagtataataataaagttTTCACACCAGTCTTCTGGCACAATCATTTTCTTAGCAAAATATCCCACCACTTAATAGTGCGTCCAGAATGCAATTAAAATACCTGTTCCCTTTATGGCCCAATTTTCATGGTTTGCCGCAGGACAGCAATTGATAGTAAAGTTTCATTTCACTAATATTTTTAGGAATGTGAtgagcagtgttggggaaagttactattaaaggtaatgcattacaatattgcataACTTCCTAAAAagtaactacactgtaaaaaaaattggttggtttttgtaggtttaacttaaaaaagtaagtaacctggttgccttaaaattgtgagtttattgaaattaaaaatttgagttgatacaatgaaggaaatttgtttaataaataaaaactcaaaatattactgtatctgaaccacatcaaaaatgtgataaatcatgaaaatagcactatttggcatgtttcactgcatcatcagaaatgaaacacacacaattacccaatatgctttcaaaattgtttaataatattttaataaagttgacgaatctcaaaaaatgttcattgtattaactcaagattttaatttcaatgaactcaaaattttaaggcaaccaggtaactttttttctaaataatttttacagtgcactgcATTACTAAATTTCTTGTCTGGGCTTGCTTGTCTGCTTTTAATAACAACGGCAGCAAAAAATGTAGAATTCTGGAAAATGTAAAGGCCTTTACCACCAAACGTAAAATGAATTAAGGCCAAAGAATACTTTGCTTTTTACGCGTATGCgaaggttatttatttatttttatttttacagtgtttacaTGGGTTGTACACCCCACGAaactgaaaacgtgccagactgaacacgcgctgtgaatgtatgcagCAAGGGCGGTCGTGTTTACCTCAGGAGAGCTtcatgacgttaaatgtaatctgactcctgcagcgtttgtgccgtgacactcgcgcggcgactcactcgttatattgaacagacacgttcagtttttaactgtagtgtcttttctctaactgaactgattttatgaaaatgaacgcagtgggaaagtgatccagtcacagtgattcagtagcggtggctttgggaatggccttgtagggcagcgaagcattctgggaattgtagtctttcatccccatgagacaaaaatacattttctgtcttttctcagtctagaaagcaccaaattcaaaaataatttcacatttctactacattaatgacccagtttaaatacagattcatcttcccagcgctgaagtactcctttaagcgTCAGGTGACggaaatgcaaattcacacttacagaacaaacctttcagctgtgctgccattCAAGATCGCAGAGAACAAAATTCAACTCTTcagcaataaaaatacattaaaaaaatgtatttttttgcttATTAATATGGTTGAATTGGATTATTgaaggtcagcagcaaagacACTGGATAATAGAATTAGAGAGAGAGGGTAATAATACAGTTAGATATAGTTATAACAGATGATAGAGAGTACAATTGCAGGTTATTGCAGGTTTGCGTAATACACAGCATTTGCATTTCACTTTTTATTCATATTGGGGAATACTTAATCTATTTTTGTGCtagtgagatgagtaaatgccTGCTGACATTTAGTCTAAAACTACAATTACCATCATGTTTACACGCAACGCTGTTGCAACACTGCCACTGCCTTCACGTGCAAAGAATTATCGTAAATTGAGGTTCCTGTTTAAAAATTGACCATGccaggctgcatttacactgcaggtcttgatgcacaattccttGATGCAcaatttggtgactatatccgatttttttgacgacccgcttacatcatcttttcaaaagcgacccgtatccgatatttgcatttacactgtacactggcaaaacagcccaagacgtaaccagtgaaaggaagtaaaacagcacgatatgcaatggacgcagacaaaatgattgtacaatgttttgctgtctgcactgttccacacatctttaaagtcggcaaaacatttctctcttaagacggagaaaaagaggagagcccttgacggggttgccaggttttcacaacaaaacctatccaattgcaactcaaaactgtgttaaagtagtccaattccgcatgaaaatcgcagacttggcaacaatggatcgcagtttgtgtccgcctgagttgacgtcattcgcctccgtccttttttcaattacgtacgactcgcatttactgggggatatccgatttgaccacttacatggcagacgctaatgcacgcatccgaatcatatcggatttattaccacatatgagtgaggcctgaatccgatctgaggatatcggaattcatgcgtttttttttactgcttacacgttcacatgtcatatccgatctgtgccacatgagaggaaaaaattggaattgggtcacttgaaccatgcagtgtaaatggggccttaaagggttagttcacccaaaaacaaaaattcaccctaatgtcgttccacacccgtaagacctccgttcatcttcagaacaaagtttaagattttttatatttagtccgacagcgtatctaagtgtaggccCACTAtattgtccatgtccagaaagggaataaaaacatcatcaaagtagtccatatgtgacatcagttagatcattagaatctcttgaagcatcaaaaatacattttggtccaaaaatctcaaaaactacgactttattcagcattgtcttctcttccgcgtttgttttcaaacctcaaataaagattcaaacggccatgaatcagtgaatcgatcaatgatttggatcgccaatgtcacgtgattttagcagtttgagggaactaaccctttaagtcgtATTTATCACTGGGAAGCTCAGGGATGCCATAAACATGGCGGAGAAGAGAAGGATTGCTGCTGTGACTGGTATTCTTTATTCGTTTTTTATACTTCACAACAGCTACATCACGTTGTCTTGTAATTAAAGTAGTGCATATTTACATAATATGGATAATCATTTGAAACATATTGTACAGCGAAAATAACCTGTATTTGACCGAAGTTATCTAGATAGCACGGTGAGTGTTGATATTGTCAACGCATGCGCATGGGACACTAAATATCATTTTGGTTTTAGTAAGATTTTCCCCAAAATAGGCAAGTATAAACCTGGTGTCCTCCATGATTCGGTTGTTTCTGACAACAAAGCACTTGAATGCGACAAGCTCATATTCAcaacttcagaagtgggaagtaggacaTTTTCGCTAGAAAACAAAGGCAGCATTACTCCCAATTTCTTTCAGCAGAGCTGTCAGTCAGTAAAtggaaaaacaaaataacttgcgttgcttatttgaaaaagcaacGTAATGCAATAccagttacttgaaaaagtaatctgattacataatttGTAATGCATTACCCCCAACCCAGGTGATAAGAAGATTATACAAAGGAACTTTTACCTACAAAGACTATGAATGTGAATAGCTGGCACAACAATGCCAGTAGCACCGTCGATATCTATGGGTATAATATGCGTCACGTGACTAATAAGTTATTGTTTATTATCTCTATATTGACAGTGCCAAAAACACTTGGTAGAGTGTTTTCAAAAGATGTTTTCATTGGACAAAAATGCCATCTCCGTGTGGACAAAAGGCCAAAACAAAGACAAACATGCATATTCTACTTGTCCAGATTAATGTGGATGTAGTTTATAGATGCCATTAATTCTATCAAAAGTGCCCAGAATACTTTGTTATGCTTGTTGTGCCCTACTTCCACATTTTGTTTAACTTGGACTTTGGGGAAAGGAGATGCCGTAGACGCAAAGCCCCTTGCGACTTCTCTTCCGAGTAATCAGCCGGTCATTTTCGAGGTATGTTTTTAATAGCAACGGTCTAGATTTATTGTGCTGGTGTTTGGTATGCTTATGGGTACTGCTGTGAGTCAAGGCTTCCTGACACTGAACTAAATGGTGAGTTGGCTTGTTTGGAATGTAAAGTTCAGTGGGAACTCAAGGGGTATGTGTTTATGAGTGTAGGAAAATGGAAAATCTCTCGGGCCTTCACCTTTCTGCCCCGGCCCATGCCTCCATCCTAACTGCCCCAAGCCCATACCCATACGCCTCCCACCCCTTTCGCTCAGACACCAAACATCTGGCTTTTGCTTATACAGTAACTTACCGCATTTTACTAGTTcccatcaaataaatgcttccTTTTCCATTAGTGGCACATCCACACCACATCAGAACATAACAGCCTGTTCTCACATCCACgttctcatgatccttcagggATGCAAGAACATCCACTAAAAGTCCTGATCACAGTTTTCTCAGACACATATCTGCTGATACGAGTGTGAAGAGTATCTTATCTTGGCTTTTCCCATTGTATCTTATCTATTGGCGTTTGGGTCATTTACAGTCCAGATGTTGCACTCTAAGAATAGTTTTGACATATGTTGTACCTTCTACAGGCCTGTTTTGGCTTGGAGTTAAATACCTTTTTTctctatattttaaaatgtagacTGCTGAGAAGCATGTCcatatttaagttattttttaatgCTTGCCAAAACAAGAAATATTTTACTGTTGATAATTAGCTTGCATGTAGTTAAAATATTTCAGTGATGCCATTCTATCACCTTCTTTGTCAAATGCTTTGTCAtgtttttaatccaaaaattatttaattgatacatacactgtaaaaaatgttgtcatttaACTTAAATTACAAACTGACTAAACAAAATTagttgaatcttgtataacttgtATAATTGAAAACTGCtcaacttattttgatgagttaaagcggaaaaaaatcataaattatCAATCATACAGATAATATTATATGTGGGGTTGGGTAGTTTTTATCAAATGCAAATTGTTgagtctacacacacacacacacacacacacacacacacacacacatatgcaataagtcaattttttaaatttcctcactttttatattataaCAAAATGGAAGCAGCTGGGAACAACAgtaactcagccacaaagtgggaGGCCATGTtaaatcacagagcagggtcagcgcaTGTTGAGGTGCACAGcgcgcagaagtctccaacatTCTACAGAGTCAAtaactacagacctccaaacttcgtgtggccttcagattagctcaagaacagtgtgtagagagcttcatggactGGGTTTCCATGTCTGAGCCGCTACATTGAAGCCTTagatcaccaagtgcaatgcaaagctttGGATGCAGTGGCGTAAAGcacaccgccactggactctagagcagtggagacattctCTGGAGTAACAAATctcgcttctctgtctggcaatcggATGGATGAGTCTGCGTTTGGTGGTTTATAGTACTTACCTGACTCCATTATGGCAagtgtaaagtgtgtgtgtggtgtgtgtgtgtgtgtgtgtgtgtgtgtgtggggggggggggggtagttcCAGTGAAtgtaactcttaatgcttcagcataccaatacattgtggacaatttcatgctcccaaatttgtgggtcagtgcctgacctcacaaatgcacttctaaaacaattgtcaaaaaatcctataaacacactcctaaaccttgtggaaagccttcctataatataatataatataatataatataatataatataatataatataatataatataatataatataatgtaatatgtaatatgtaatgtaatgtaatgtaatgtaatgtaatgtaatgtaatatagtataacataatataattcatataatataatataaatgttctTATAAACAACAAAGCTATACCTTTTTAATTGGAGGCCTTCATTTTGAACATACTTTCCCAACCATCATAATGATAATGATCATATAATCATAATGACACTATTTGGACATAAAGGTCATTTATCATTATATGTGTAATGGGATGTGTTTTACTGGGagatttttttaacaatgtGAATTTATTTGGCTTGCAAACACTATGTTAAGCACTAAGTAAACTTTTGCCCTTTGCAGTTGAAAAAAGCCATCATGTAAACAACTCTAACACGTTGAAACTCGGCACTTTTAGGACAACAGTAAGGCTGGGAATGCTTTTCTAATCCAAACGTTTGAGGGTGGGGATGCGCCTTTTAGATGTGTCCATTTCATGTTAGATGTCGAGTGTAGAAAGATGTTGTCTATTACATCAAACCATCTCTGTCCTCACATATTGGACAAAGCATTAGTCTTCTCTGGAATTCAAGATATATGTATTTTGGCAGCAAATACTCTACACAAAAGTTATTCTCTGTTTAGTGATAGAATGAGACAAGGTCAAAATGAAACTCCCTACAAGGAGTGATtctacagccaaatctaattttgttgcaatattatcctgtttgacactgtgaagctactttgacacaatcatgattgtaaaagcgctatataaataaagttgattgattgattgattgattctgaATGTGTCTTATTTTGTGTCAACACAGAATCAATTTTTCTTCTCAAACAGTTCTCTTGAACAGTATGTCTTCAAATAGCCTGAAAACATCTTATGCCCAGTCATCATCGAGTCCTTACTCTTCTTAACACTTTCTCATTCTCATTTCCAGCAGTCTGTGAGTTGTCAAAACTAATTGAATTGAAGGAGACATTCCAGGATGTTATTATTCAACTCCCTCCTTCAATCCGACAactgaagtttttttttcagagctattATATACTCACTTAGTGCAATTTCTCATTAGTGCAAATaactaatcaaccaatcacatggcagttgcttcaattaTATAATGCgatatagtcagatattcttttAGCTGCCTCCTCAAACTAAAGTGTGTATTCCTGCCTTATAAACGCATTTAATGTCATGATAattttcaaaacaatctctcaATGTTCATTAGAGAAGGGAATCAAACGaacactgtgattggctgtttgccacacgtgtcacactttcaggtgcacgCGCTTCAGAGTTAATCGCTTACTCTGGATttgaaactcagagtttgttcagctcgcttcatgcaacaggcctctgaactccaaactgaatgtcagaatgggaaataaaggtgatt
This genomic window contains:
- the s1pr3a gene encoding sphingosine 1-phosphate receptor 3a — protein: MGDEFEPGMNEIIVSHYNHSGKWGRPKDNSTCKKAFLICVCTLIVLENITVLLALWRNKRFHSRMYFLIGNLALSDLLAGVAYVVNIFTSGSNTYFLSPGQWLLREGSMFVALSASTFSLLAIGIERHMTMVRLRPCETAGRGRLLALLGACWAISVLLSSLPILGWNCLGRVHTCSTVLPLYDKSYIAFCISVFTALLAAIVVLYVRIYQLVTSSGRRVSSRPTDRSLALLRTVVIVLGVFVACWAPLFLLLLLDVGCSPERCPVLYKVDWFIALAVVNSALNPLIYTFSSREMRTAFLRVLCCCDTPLDSTPTVAGAAIPGIVIGTAENSKSSMAGAGSGAAKSSLMRSKVSTPSNSHHGDTSPPAVTHPSGRGDLLSAVLVKAGALPSLGKF